One Streptomyces sp. SAI-135 DNA segment encodes these proteins:
- the cas3 gene encoding CRISPR-associated helicase Cas3' produces the protein MTSGEAGCGLLSLLGVPARSVWAKHDRDGDGWMPLWRHMEDSAAVAGFLWDEWLPAGVRALIAGVLPGGEADGRRLALWLAGVHDVGKATPAFACQVEQLADGMREQGLEMRSRQAMGPDRRLAPHGLAGQVLLGEWLQERHGWPARQVGQFVVVVGGHHGVPPDSGQIKALYEHEELLRTPGRSTGVWRQVQTEFLDACAKRFGVWERLEAWRAVKLPQPAQVLLTAVVIVADWIASNPDLFPYVPDTGSAGGEERLAAAWRGLDLPAPWRAKEPVGSVQELFASRFGLPAGATVRPVQEAAVQLARDMDVPGLMVIEAPMGEGKTEAALAVAEVFAARSGAGGVFFALPTMATGNAMFPRLLEWLKRLPADGGPRHSVHLAHSKAALNEDFAPLLARGGHVRAVEVDAEIPATRPGGQESQRAGAELVAHAWLRGRKRAMLASFVAGTVDQLLFAGLKSRHLALRHLAVAGKVVVIDEAHAYDTYMNVYLDRVLAWLGAYGVPVVVLSATLPAGRRRELVNAYAGASGAGVEAGVPEGEGAYPLLTAVAPGGVPVVRCPQASARSTDVQVEQLADGTQVLAERLERELVDGGCVLVVRNTVKRVLETVRVLRSRFDDDEVTVAHSCFVDLDRAAKDRDLLQRFGPPDKAEGRPTGRHIVVASQVAEQSLDVDFDLLVSDVCPVDLLLQRMGRLHRHQRGKRQEQRPERLRQARCLLTGMDWQAQVPVPVRGSVAVYGAYALLRSAAVLLPPLDGPRRPVRLPADISPLVQGAYSQTPAVPKEWETALEEARGRFERHRADQSERAAVFRLGEVGRPGRPLFGWVAAGVGDADDTRAGRAQVRDSRETLEVVVVQRRADGALVTLPWLGTDEKGRQRGGLELPQDQVPAPFAGRAAASCGLRLPLQFSYAQTLDAAIAELKQLHVSAWQRKDSTWLAGQLILALDEDCQTSLAGFHLRYSPADGLEVTRAEQRK, from the coding sequence ATGACGAGTGGGGAAGCCGGTTGCGGTCTGTTGTCGTTGTTGGGGGTGCCGGCGCGGTCGGTGTGGGCGAAGCATGATCGTGATGGCGATGGGTGGATGCCGTTGTGGCGGCATATGGAGGACAGTGCGGCTGTTGCCGGGTTCCTGTGGGATGAGTGGCTGCCCGCTGGTGTGCGGGCGCTGATTGCCGGGGTGTTGCCCGGTGGTGAGGCGGATGGGCGCAGGCTTGCGTTGTGGCTTGCGGGGGTGCACGACGTCGGCAAGGCCACTCCTGCTTTTGCCTGTCAGGTGGAGCAGCTTGCCGATGGGATGCGTGAGCAGGGCCTGGAGATGCGTTCTCGGCAGGCGATGGGGCCGGATCGGCGGCTGGCGCCGCATGGGCTGGCTGGCCAGGTGCTGCTGGGGGAGTGGCTGCAGGAACGACACGGTTGGCCGGCCCGGCAGGTGGGCCAGTTCGTGGTGGTGGTGGGTGGGCATCATGGTGTGCCGCCGGACAGTGGGCAGATCAAGGCCTTGTACGAGCATGAGGAGTTGCTGCGTACGCCTGGCCGCAGTACCGGGGTGTGGCGGCAGGTGCAGACGGAGTTCCTGGACGCCTGCGCGAAGCGCTTTGGCGTGTGGGAGCGGTTGGAGGCGTGGCGGGCGGTGAAGCTGCCGCAGCCGGCGCAGGTGTTGCTGACGGCGGTGGTGATTGTGGCCGACTGGATTGCCAGCAACCCGGATCTTTTCCCGTACGTCCCGGATACGGGCTCTGCCGGGGGTGAGGAGCGTCTGGCGGCGGCGTGGCGTGGACTGGACCTTCCCGCGCCGTGGCGGGCAAAGGAGCCGGTCGGTTCGGTGCAGGAGTTGTTCGCCTCGCGGTTCGGTCTGCCGGCCGGGGCGACGGTGCGTCCGGTGCAGGAAGCCGCGGTTCAGCTGGCCCGGGATATGGACGTACCGGGGTTGATGGTCATCGAAGCCCCGATGGGAGAGGGCAAGACCGAGGCCGCGCTCGCCGTGGCTGAGGTGTTCGCGGCGCGCTCGGGCGCGGGTGGTGTGTTCTTCGCGCTGCCGACGATGGCGACGGGCAATGCGATGTTCCCGCGGCTTTTGGAGTGGCTGAAGAGGCTGCCCGCCGACGGAGGTCCTCGTCACTCCGTGCACCTCGCCCATTCCAAGGCGGCTCTCAACGAGGACTTCGCCCCCCTGCTCGCCCGCGGCGGGCACGTTAGGGCAGTCGAGGTGGACGCCGAGATCCCGGCAACCCGGCCCGGGGGGCAGGAGTCGCAGCGGGCGGGGGCCGAGCTGGTGGCTCACGCCTGGCTGCGGGGCCGTAAGCGGGCGATGCTGGCGTCATTCGTGGCCGGCACGGTCGATCAGCTGCTGTTTGCGGGGCTGAAGAGCCGGCACCTGGCTCTGCGTCACCTGGCGGTGGCGGGCAAGGTCGTGGTGATCGACGAGGCGCACGCCTACGACACGTACATGAATGTCTACCTGGACCGGGTCCTGGCCTGGCTGGGCGCCTACGGGGTGCCGGTCGTCGTGCTGTCCGCGACGCTGCCCGCCGGGCGCCGCCGCGAACTCGTGAACGCCTATGCGGGTGCCTCCGGTGCGGGCGTGGAAGCTGGGGTGCCGGAAGGCGAAGGCGCCTATCCGCTGCTGACGGCGGTGGCACCGGGCGGCGTGCCGGTGGTGCGGTGCCCGCAGGCCTCGGCCCGCAGCACGGACGTGCAGGTCGAGCAGCTGGCCGACGGCACGCAGGTGCTGGCCGAGCGGCTTGAGCGGGAACTGGTGGACGGGGGCTGTGTCCTCGTGGTCCGCAATACGGTCAAGCGGGTACTGGAGACCGTCCGCGTGCTGCGCAGCAGATTCGACGACGACGAGGTCACGGTGGCCCACTCGTGCTTCGTTGACCTGGACCGGGCGGCAAAGGACCGCGACCTGCTGCAACGCTTCGGCCCCCCGGACAAGGCGGAGGGCCGGCCCACAGGCCGGCACATCGTGGTGGCCAGCCAGGTGGCCGAGCAGTCCCTGGACGTGGACTTCGACCTGCTGGTCAGCGATGTGTGCCCGGTCGACCTGCTGCTGCAGCGCATGGGCCGGCTACACCGGCACCAGCGCGGCAAGCGACAGGAACAGCGGCCCGAACGGCTGCGCCAGGCCCGGTGTCTGCTGACCGGAATGGACTGGCAGGCGCAGGTTCCGGTCCCGGTGCGGGGATCCGTCGCGGTGTACGGGGCGTATGCACTGCTGCGGTCAGCCGCGGTGCTGCTGCCCCCCCTTGACGGACCACGTCGCCCGGTGCGGCTGCCGGCGGACATCAGCCCACTCGTACAGGGCGCCTACAGCCAGACACCGGCAGTGCCCAAGGAGTGGGAGACGGCGCTGGAGGAGGCGAGAGGACGGTTCGAGCGGCACAGGGCCGACCAGTCGGAGCGGGCGGCCGTGTTCCGTCTCGGGGAAGTGGGCCGGCCCGGACGGCCGTTGTTCGGATGGGTGGCTGCCGGAGTGGGCGACGCCGACGACACCCGAGCCGGCCGCGCCCAGGTCCGTGACAGCCGGGAAACCCTGGAGGTGGTGGTCGTACAGCGGCGCGCGGACGGCGCTCTGGTGACCCTGCCGTGGCTGGGCACGGATGAGAAGGGGCGGCAACGCGGGGGACTTGAGCTGCCACAGGATCAGGTGCCCGCCCCGTTCGCGGGCCGCGCGGCGGCGAGCTGCGGGCTGCGCTTGCCGCTGCAGTTCTCCTACGCACAGACCCTGGATGCCGCGATAGCGGAGCTGAAGCAGCTGCATGTGTCTGCCTGGCAGCGCAAGGACAGCACGTGGCTTGCCGGCCAGCTGATTCTGGCGCTCGATGAGGATTGTCAGACCTCTCTGGCAGGCTTCCACCTCCGATACAGTCCTGCTGATGGCTTGGAGGTGACCCGTGCAGAGCAGCGGAAGTGA